In one Labrys wisconsinensis genomic region, the following are encoded:
- a CDS encoding GntR family transcriptional regulator → MPTSEPKRRLSDTAYEGLRTAIITAELKPGEPIEERALMARLGVGRTPLREALQRLAQEDLVLAVPQRGYFVSSTSAADSFHLTEFRVHSEVLACRMAATRIDAAGLAALAALLDEARAGVAARRTELAWHLGIDERLHRLIAEATGNVYLAKALNRLYALSVRSLYVARIPITLIFDELDNFTAIHDALAARDPDRAERAMRQHLTDNALQMRPVEPARIAVTPAGA, encoded by the coding sequence ATGCCGACCAGCGAGCCCAAGCGACGGCTGAGCGACACCGCCTATGAGGGGCTGCGGACGGCCATCATCACGGCCGAGCTGAAGCCGGGCGAGCCGATCGAGGAGCGCGCGCTGATGGCCCGGCTCGGCGTCGGGCGCACCCCGCTGCGCGAGGCGTTGCAGCGCCTGGCCCAGGAGGACCTGGTGCTGGCGGTGCCGCAGCGCGGCTATTTCGTCTCGTCCACCTCGGCCGCCGACTCCTTCCACCTCACCGAATTCCGCGTCCATTCCGAGGTGCTCGCCTGCCGCATGGCGGCGACGCGGATCGACGCGGCCGGGCTCGCCGCGCTGGCCGCGCTCCTGGACGAGGCACGCGCCGGCGTGGCCGCGCGGCGCACCGAGCTCGCCTGGCACCTGGGCATCGACGAACGCCTGCATCGGCTGATCGCCGAGGCCACCGGCAACGTCTATCTCGCCAAGGCGCTCAACCGGCTCTACGCGCTCTCGGTGCGCAGCCTCTATGTCGCGCGCATCCCGATCACGCTGATCTTCGACGAGCTGGACAATTTCACCGCCATCCACGACGCGCTGGCGGCGCGCGACCCGGACCGGGCCGAGCGGGCGATGCGCCAGCACCTGACCGACAACGCCCTGCAGATGCGGCCGGTCGAGCCGGCCCGCATCGCCGTCAC